One stretch of Levilactobacillus yonginensis DNA includes these proteins:
- a CDS encoding IS256-like element IS1310 family transposase, translating to MNELTTEIIAALAQKQDLDEVFRHHLEIAINQLLQTELAEFLGYERYSYAGINTGNNRNGSYERSFDTKYGQLNLTIPRDRNGRFENHTLPAYGRHSDNLETTVIQLYTKGITTAEIAELIEKMYGAHYSKATVSNMTKAVNEQVQAFQQRRLASQYAAIFLDATYLPLKRDTVQKEAVHIAIGIRPDGTKEVLNYQVAPTESTGIWTELLGTLIKQGVKDVLLFVADGLVGLDEGLNRHFPKAKRQRCLVHVGRNLMNKVRVKDRKAVISDFKQVHRAANREAAELKLNEFANNWHQTYPKLIKDLLKMPNLLTFMDFPPAIRQSLYSTNLIENFNKHLKRTTHHKEQFPTEDSLDRFLVSQFNVYNEKSLKRIHRGFKGLQDTLEASFI from the coding sequence GGCAGAGTTTTTGGGTTACGAACGCTACTCATACGCTGGGATTAACACTGGTAATAACCGCAACGGCAGTTATGAGCGCTCGTTTGATACGAAGTACGGCCAACTTAACTTAACCATTCCTCGAGATCGCAATGGCCGGTTTGAAAATCACACCTTGCCAGCCTACGGTCGGCACAGTGATAATTTAGAAACAACGGTCATTCAGTTGTATACCAAGGGAATTACCACTGCTGAAATTGCCGAACTCATTGAGAAAATGTACGGTGCTCACTACTCCAAAGCCACGGTTTCCAACATGACTAAAGCCGTCAATGAACAGGTTCAAGCTTTCCAGCAACGTCGACTGGCTTCACAATATGCGGCCATCTTCTTAGATGCCACTTACTTGCCGTTAAAGCGGGATACCGTTCAAAAAGAAGCCGTTCATATTGCGATTGGCATTCGTCCAGATGGTACGAAAGAAGTGCTGAACTACCAAGTGGCGCCAACGGAATCGACTGGAATCTGGACTGAACTGCTGGGAACCTTGATCAAGCAGGGCGTTAAAGATGTGCTGTTGTTTGTGGCCGATGGGTTAGTTGGTTTGGATGAAGGCTTGAATCGGCATTTCCCTAAAGCCAAACGACAACGTTGCCTGGTTCATGTTGGGCGGAATCTGATGAACAAAGTTCGCGTAAAAGACCGCAAGGCCGTGATCAGTGACTTTAAACAAGTTCATCGGGCCGCCAACCGTGAAGCAGCCGAACTGAAACTGAATGAGTTCGCCAACAACTGGCATCAGACCTATCCCAAATTAATCAAAGATCTGCTTAAAATGCCGAATTTACTCACTTTCATGGACTTTCCACCAGCTATCCGGCAATCACTATACTCCACTAACCTGATTGAGAACTTTAATAAGCATCTCAAGCGCACCACCCACCACAAAGAACAATTTCCAACGGAAGATTCACTGGATCGCTTCCTGGTTTCTCAGTTTAATGTTTATAACGAGAAGTCTCTGAAGCGGATCCACCGAGGGTTCAAAGGACTCCAGGACACCTTGGAAGCATCATTTATTTAA
- a CDS encoding IS30-like element ISLsa1 family transposase encodes MGTSTLSRFQRGALAQLVNEGNKSYQVMADALGVAKATISYELDRVKPYDPELAQQDADRKRRNCGRRSMLTAALATLITNHLRLTWSPETIAAAYNLSTASIYNWLNRGWLPFKLTDLPNRNVRQHRVSENRGKFTSGTSIEQRPTTVNQRLAFGHWEVDTVLSSRSESRSCLVTFVERKTRLLWAIKAPNRTAKALNTAFGKFMGAFGPQVKSITVDHGKEFANYQALEQDYQIKVYFCHPYSPWERGSNEYFNRRLRWFFPKKTNFSQVTTDEILAALELINQRPLKIHHQQTAIERFRACSD; translated from the coding sequence TTGGGTACATCTACTTTATCACGTTTTCAACGTGGCGCACTAGCACAACTGGTCAATGAGGGGAATAAATCTTACCAAGTAATGGCTGACGCCTTAGGCGTCGCCAAAGCTACGATTAGCTATGAGTTGGACCGGGTTAAACCTTATGATCCAGAATTAGCTCAGCAAGATGCAGATCGCAAAAGGCGGAATTGCGGCCGTCGTTCGATGCTGACGGCAGCATTAGCGACTTTAATTACCAATCACTTACGATTAACCTGGTCACCAGAAACCATTGCGGCCGCTTATAACTTGAGCACTGCGTCAATTTATAATTGGCTTAATCGTGGCTGGCTCCCCTTCAAATTGACTGATCTACCCAATCGGAATGTCCGCCAGCACCGAGTGAGCGAAAATCGTGGGAAATTTACAAGTGGGACTTCCATCGAACAACGGCCAACAACTGTTAATCAACGGTTAGCTTTTGGTCATTGGGAAGTAGATACGGTGCTTTCTAGTCGAAGTGAGTCACGATCATGTCTGGTTACATTCGTAGAACGTAAGACCCGACTTCTATGGGCCATCAAAGCCCCTAATAGAACGGCTAAGGCTCTAAACACCGCCTTTGGCAAGTTTATGGGGGCCTTCGGTCCCCAAGTAAAATCCATTACTGTTGATCATGGTAAAGAGTTTGCCAATTATCAGGCCTTAGAACAGGATTATCAGATCAAAGTTTATTTTTGCCATCCATATTCACCATGGGAGCGAGGTTCCAATGAATATTTTAATAGACGGTTACGCTGGTTCTTCCCGAAAAAGACCAATTTTAGCCAAGTAACGACTGATGAGATCCTAGCAGCACTTGAACTAATTAATCAACGACCATTAAAAATACATCATCAACAGACTGCCATTGAAAGATTCCGGGCTTGTTCGGATTAA
- a CDS encoding putative quinol monooxygenase, whose amino-acid sequence MKIINVALHVKPEMTSQYETFVNKLVVCSSKEAGNEFYGHFKSLFNDNDYEIIEHWKDQEAVESHNETPHFQNFLDHINDYLTSAPEITRMDY is encoded by the coding sequence ATGAAAATTATTAACGTTGCTTTGCATGTAAAACCCGAAATGACGTCACAGTATGAAACGTTTGTAAACAAATTGGTTGTCTGTTCTTCAAAGGAAGCTGGTAATGAATTCTACGGTCACTTTAAATCATTGTTCAACGACAACGATTACGAAATAATCGAACATTGGAAGGATCAAGAAGCAGTCGAATCTCACAACGAAACTCCCCACTTTCAGAATTTCTTAGATCACATTAATGATTATTTGACGTCAGCTCCTGAAATCACGCGAATGGACTACTAA